A DNA window from Desulfomonilaceae bacterium contains the following coding sequences:
- a CDS encoding Coenzyme F420 hydrogenase/dehydrogenase, beta subunit C-terminal domain produces MYARVPTINPLFITIFSFEIEGAGVSPVSALEQLYKEVILPRLCAACGACVGNCPYLVKYKGRTVKLDSCSRADGRCYAYCPGANFDPESISQAIFSQPYDTSGLGSFTEVRASRSTSNEILSMAQGGGTVTSLMSMALETGILDAAIVTSAKGSEGFPCGVIATTARAVQESAGSKFVGAHTLDALNLAIERGFTRIGIVGLPCQIRSLRKMQVYDIKDQHLKERVRLVVGLFCNWSFSADEFQSFISKKVGDKKIRKYDVPPPPSNKLIVETDDGAESIALEELKPLIQGACRECSDMTSEFADISVGMYEGRPGWNTLMIRSKTGLDLIETATHVGVIETEQFPEENLNHLRQASLNKKERVSLTKIETGSSQACHD; encoded by the coding sequence ATGTATGCTCGTGTACCGACGATTAATCCACTTTTCATAACCATATTTTCGTTTGAGATAGAAGGAGCCGGAGTGTCCCCAGTAAGCGCTCTTGAACAATTGTACAAAGAGGTAATTCTGCCACGTTTGTGCGCTGCTTGCGGCGCCTGCGTAGGTAACTGTCCATACCTCGTGAAATATAAGGGCCGCACGGTGAAGTTGGATTCATGCTCCAGGGCGGACGGCAGGTGCTATGCCTATTGCCCGGGCGCAAACTTCGATCCGGAATCCATCTCCCAGGCAATTTTTTCTCAACCCTACGATACGTCGGGACTTGGCTCATTTACTGAAGTAAGAGCTTCGAGGTCCACTTCGAACGAAATATTGAGTATGGCCCAAGGAGGCGGAACAGTAACGTCGTTGATGAGCATGGCGCTTGAAACCGGCATTCTGGACGCCGCTATTGTTACTTCGGCTAAAGGTTCCGAAGGGTTTCCCTGTGGTGTGATCGCAACGACCGCACGAGCCGTTCAAGAGTCCGCTGGGTCAAAATTTGTAGGCGCTCATACACTCGACGCGTTGAACCTGGCAATCGAGCGTGGTTTTACCAGAATCGGAATTGTAGGGCTTCCGTGCCAAATCCGGTCCCTGCGCAAGATGCAAGTGTACGACATCAAAGACCAACATCTAAAGGAACGAGTCCGCCTTGTGGTGGGGCTTTTTTGTAATTGGAGTTTCTCTGCCGATGAATTCCAGTCTTTTATCAGTAAAAAAGTCGGCGACAAGAAAATTAGAAAGTACGACGTGCCGCCTCCACCTTCGAACAAGCTCATCGTTGAAACTGATGATGGCGCCGAAAGCATAGCTCTGGAGGAACTGAAGCCTTTGATTCAAGGGGCTTGTCGGGAGTGTTCCGATATGACTTCCGAATTTGCTGACATTTCAGTAGGCATGTATGAAGGCCGACCTGGCTGGAATACGTTGATGATCAGGAGCAAAACGGGGCTTGATTTGATTGAAACTGCGACACATGTAGGTGTGATCGAAACCGAGCAGTTCCCAGAAGAGAATCTCAATCATTTAAGGCAAGCTTCTCTGAACAAAAAAGAACGTGTGTCTCTTACGAAAATAGAGACGGGGAGTTCTCAAGCATGTCACGATTGA
- the hisH gene encoding imidazole glycerol phosphate synthase subunit HisH → MIVIVDYGMGNLRSVQKGFERVGAQALVSRKIQDIEIADKLVLPGVGAFPECMKNLVAFGLVDSILDFLKSGKPFLGICLGLQLLFEESEEFGLHDGLKVIPGRVKAFSREMGLKIPHMGWNQVTFKKDVPIFHGIDDGSFFYFVHSYFVEPALAEDIATETDYGVTFTSSIARDNIFALQFHPEKSQENGLRILRNFSNL, encoded by the coding sequence ATGATTGTAATAGTTGATTATGGAATGGGTAACCTCCGAAGCGTTCAGAAAGGTTTTGAAAGGGTCGGAGCCCAAGCTCTGGTATCAAGAAAAATCCAGGATATCGAAATTGCTGACAAGCTGGTTTTGCCGGGTGTAGGAGCTTTTCCCGAATGTATGAAAAACCTTGTCGCTTTTGGATTGGTAGATTCTATCCTGGACTTTCTGAAATCCGGAAAACCATTTCTAGGAATATGTTTGGGGCTCCAACTATTGTTTGAAGAGTCGGAGGAATTTGGATTGCACGATGGGTTAAAGGTTATACCCGGAAGAGTAAAAGCTTTTAGTCGAGAAATGGGGTTAAAGATCCCCCACATGGGATGGAACCAGGTAACGTTTAAAAAGGATGTTCCTATCTTTCATGGCATTGACGATGGTTCATTCTTTTACTTTGTTCATTCATATTTTGTAGAGCCTGCGCTGGCTGAGGACATCGCGACGGAGACGGACTATGGTGTGACTTTTACAAGTTCCATAGCTCGTGACAATATCTTCGCGCTCCAGTTCCACCCCGAAAAAAGCCAGGAAAATGGCTTACGGATTCTAAGAAACTTTTCTAATCTTTAA
- a CDS encoding FAD-linked oxidase C-terminal domain-containing protein, protein MLDEIKKELVQIVGPDRATDLPEHLVTYSYDAYTEEQRPDIVLFPITTQEVSAIMKVAHREAISVTPRGAGTNLAGESVPIRGGIVVCLTKMDRILSIDAESLTATVEPGVINLDLQREAEKRGMMYPPDPASWAVATMGGTVATNAGGPRTLKYGVTKDYLLGLTVALADGSILRTGGRTLKNVTGYNLTTLICGSEGTLGIITEIVVRLIPKSPASRTMRADFKRLEDCSDAVAAIMAGGSVPAALELMDRFVVKAVEKSFNLGLPTDVEGILLIQLDGAPETLDREVRQVENALIDKNAKNIIIAKDSAETERLWLARRAAGPAVMRMRPNIITEDVTVPVSQLTAMIRKVTEIGERHGIQVGILAHAGDGNLHPCIVFDKRDEDEYKRVQTVCEELIPEALALGGTLSGEHGIGIAKAPFLRLEMDPVALQITQGIKNCFDPKGILNPGKFV, encoded by the coding sequence ATGCTGGATGAAATCAAAAAGGAACTTGTACAGATAGTTGGTCCTGACAGAGCCACCGACCTGCCTGAGCATCTCGTCACTTATTCATATGACGCCTATACCGAAGAACAACGTCCGGACATTGTCCTCTTCCCGATAACCACACAAGAAGTTTCGGCTATCATGAAAGTCGCTCATCGGGAGGCTATATCAGTCACCCCTCGTGGAGCGGGAACAAATCTGGCTGGTGAAAGCGTACCAATCCGTGGAGGAATTGTCGTATGTCTCACAAAGATGGACAGAATACTTTCAATTGACGCCGAGAGTCTCACCGCTACTGTCGAGCCGGGTGTAATTAATCTCGATCTTCAGCGTGAAGCTGAAAAACGGGGAATGATGTATCCCCCAGATCCCGCTTCGTGGGCCGTGGCAACTATGGGAGGCACTGTCGCTACAAACGCCGGCGGACCCAGAACATTGAAATATGGTGTCACCAAGGACTATTTGCTTGGACTCACGGTGGCGCTTGCTGACGGCAGCATACTTAGAACCGGCGGGCGTACACTCAAGAATGTGACAGGCTACAATCTTACAACTCTGATTTGTGGTTCTGAAGGCACCCTTGGCATTATTACAGAAATTGTGGTGAGGCTGATTCCCAAATCACCGGCAAGCCGCACAATGCGAGCCGATTTCAAACGTCTTGAAGATTGCTCTGACGCTGTTGCGGCAATCATGGCCGGCGGGTCTGTTCCTGCAGCATTGGAACTGATGGACCGATTCGTGGTGAAGGCTGTAGAAAAGTCCTTCAACCTAGGACTTCCTACGGATGTCGAGGGAATACTGCTTATCCAGTTAGACGGAGCGCCTGAAACTCTGGACAGGGAAGTGAGACAGGTTGAAAACGCCCTAATTGACAAGAACGCAAAGAATATAATTATCGCCAAAGATTCAGCCGAAACGGAGAGATTGTGGTTGGCTCGCCGAGCCGCCGGACCGGCTGTAATGCGGATGAGGCCTAACATTATAACCGAGGACGTGACAGTGCCTGTTTCCCAGCTCACGGCAATGATCAGGAAAGTGACGGAGATTGGGGAACGTCACGGGATTCAAGTCGGCATTTTGGCTCATGCGGGTGATGGAAATCTTCATCCATGCATTGTTTTCGATAAACGGGACGAAGACGAGTATAAGCGGGTTCAGACGGTCTGCGAAGAACTGATTCCTGAAGCCCTTGCCCTGGGCGGAACGCTGTCGGGCGAGCACGGCATAGGAATCGCCAAGGCGCCCTTTTTGCGCTTGGAGATGGATCCAGTCGCTCTTCAGATTACACAGGGCATAAAGAACTGCTTTGATCCTAAGGGTATACTGAATCCAGGCAAGTTTGTTTGA
- the hisB gene encoding imidazoleglycerol-phosphate dehydratase HisB: protein MRISEIARKTSETNILIKLNIDGTGKSAIETGIGFFDHMLTLFTAHGLFNLELEATGDLHVDFHHTVEDVGLCLGVAFKDALGDKSGIKRYGFISLPMDETLVNVSLDISGRPHLTLVNPLEDRIAGDFPLDLLRVFFQALTDRGGITAHATVMTGSNPHHAAEALFKGLARALREAVSKDPRVQDVPSTKGSID, encoded by the coding sequence ATGAGAATTTCCGAGATTGCAAGAAAGACCTCCGAAACCAACATCCTGATCAAACTGAACATTGACGGCACGGGAAAAAGCGCCATAGAAACCGGCATAGGGTTTTTCGATCATATGTTGACTTTATTCACAGCGCACGGTCTTTTCAATCTTGAACTCGAAGCGACAGGGGATTTGCATGTGGACTTTCATCACACCGTTGAGGATGTGGGCCTATGTTTGGGAGTCGCATTTAAGGATGCTCTCGGAGACAAGAGTGGCATAAAGAGATACGGCTTCATATCATTACCAATGGACGAGACGTTGGTCAACGTATCCCTGGATATTTCCGGACGTCCCCACCTGACACTTGTCAATCCCCTCGAAGACAGGATAGCCGGAGATTTCCCGCTTGACCTTTTAAGGGTTTTTTTTCAGGCTCTTACAGACCGTGGAGGGATTACAGCCCACGCCACTGTAATGACCGGTTCAAACCCCCATCATGCAGCCGAGGCTCTATTCAAGGGATTAGCGCGGGCGCTACGTGAAGCTGTATCAAAAGACCCGCGAGTTCAGGATGTGCCTTCAACAAAAGGCTCGATCGATTGA
- a CDS encoding DEAD/DEAH box helicase, whose protein sequence is MFGKVIDFQKKASESNRRSELPSEITTQFNSEVLDTGLKLAHSSRITHINFGREAYFAVVSDQYGKLFNVHIMLDPETKVLSKASCGCFRSSTRTYCQHIVSLVRYVLRPDQQTGKLRSLGDDFQDSFWNEISWLGFKNFGDSTLGFKAQVNHGGEGLRINFCDRNQREILSFMPGERLVEEFLHEFYDIIRRDIDGAVFRRMYGRKLKDPNVPSLRRRPWRYSDDELEINRKGLKSVRQHLEDSMWHTIAKVGFLVSGRDGGHFNFRFLEFKEELIVEGVDEEDTPVMRFVPPRSLIGEVIGKAEKKGVIGNDLYINSEPLKTGYRIEVADSSELMVIPVVENPDEDSSTEQPFLDRTELERQLFGTFYLFPELGFYRISAAPTGLPHEYFSPQKKITIPSDRITDFLQAYGEILRSEPAIIVDESVLNRETLASYEAMAVNHESLSPENVTIEIDYKYENFSISMEEILEAKALNRRFIVRGSKWVDIARPEFAWLDGLDKREIKAGRVNLSRSEYLRFLALNDRIEKKYSSQRIRELVENLEALKPPSRAPSISSMKGKLRSYQKNGYGWLWFLYQNRFSGLLCDDMGLGKTHQVMGLMTGILAKLSASKDDTRFLVVCPTTVLNHWFDKVMEFTPFLKPYIYHGTDRLFEDAFNDHNLIITSYGIALRDREMLSRYRFELLVLDEIQSVKNKSTKTYAAIKSLEAVCIIGLTGTPIENSVTELKSLFDITLPGYLLSDSSFETHFRVPIEEYSNREAKDKLAKLIRPFTLRRKKDQVLKELPPKIEDIRSCELSEIQTRFYKDVVENQGRNLVQQLKDPDQKVPYMHIFAVLNYLKQICDHPILLEKQGKDYTKYPSGKWDLFVELMEESLGSGQKVVVFSQYVRMLELIEVYLRDISVEFATIKGHTRHRAEAVKRFNTDPNCMVFSGSLRASGLGIDLTGASVVIHYDRWWNAAREEQATDRVHRIGQTRGVQVFKLLTRNTLEEKIDQIISRKKRLMETVVRQDDKSILKHFSREDLIELISF, encoded by the coding sequence GTGTTCGGAAAAGTAATTGATTTCCAAAAGAAGGCTTCTGAGTCAAATCGACGAAGCGAACTCCCCTCAGAGATAACTACCCAATTTAATTCTGAAGTTCTTGATACAGGGCTCAAGCTGGCGCATTCTTCGCGAATTACACACATAAATTTTGGAAGAGAGGCCTATTTCGCCGTAGTATCTGATCAATACGGCAAGTTATTTAATGTTCACATTATGCTTGATCCTGAGACAAAAGTCTTGTCCAAAGCTTCTTGCGGCTGTTTTCGCTCCTCTACCAGGACCTACTGTCAACACATTGTCTCGTTGGTTCGTTATGTTTTAAGGCCAGACCAGCAGACAGGAAAGCTTCGTTCACTAGGCGACGATTTTCAGGACAGTTTTTGGAACGAAATTAGCTGGTTGGGTTTCAAGAATTTTGGGGATTCAACACTGGGTTTCAAAGCCCAGGTGAACCATGGAGGCGAGGGACTGCGTATAAATTTCTGTGACAGGAATCAACGGGAGATCCTGTCGTTTATGCCTGGTGAACGCCTCGTTGAAGAGTTTTTGCATGAATTCTATGACATTATAAGACGTGATATAGACGGCGCTGTTTTCCGTCGTATGTATGGCAGAAAACTCAAAGATCCGAATGTTCCTTCATTGAGGAGACGACCATGGAGATATTCGGATGATGAACTGGAGATAAATCGAAAGGGATTGAAGTCAGTCCGGCAGCATCTTGAAGACAGCATGTGGCATACGATAGCCAAAGTCGGTTTTCTGGTTTCGGGGCGAGACGGTGGACATTTTAATTTCAGATTTCTCGAGTTCAAGGAGGAGTTAATTGTTGAGGGGGTGGATGAAGAAGACACGCCCGTAATGAGGTTCGTTCCTCCAAGGTCACTGATTGGGGAAGTTATTGGAAAGGCAGAAAAGAAGGGCGTAATTGGCAATGACCTCTATATAAATTCTGAGCCTTTGAAGACCGGTTACAGGATTGAAGTTGCTGACTCGTCCGAGCTAATGGTCATTCCCGTGGTTGAGAACCCGGACGAAGATTCGTCAACGGAACAACCATTTCTGGACAGAACGGAGCTTGAGCGTCAACTCTTTGGGACCTTTTATCTATTTCCGGAGCTTGGGTTTTACAGAATCTCCGCTGCCCCCACCGGACTTCCTCATGAATATTTTTCTCCCCAAAAGAAAATCACCATCCCATCAGATCGTATAACGGATTTCCTGCAAGCATACGGCGAAATTCTGAGATCAGAACCCGCAATAATTGTGGATGAAAGCGTGCTCAATCGGGAAACGCTTGCGTCGTACGAGGCCATGGCGGTAAATCACGAGTCCCTATCACCCGAAAATGTTACAATCGAGATCGATTACAAGTATGAAAACTTCTCAATTTCCATGGAAGAAATACTTGAGGCCAAAGCGCTGAATCGACGCTTCATAGTCCGGGGAAGCAAATGGGTTGACATTGCGCGACCGGAGTTCGCGTGGCTTGACGGACTGGACAAACGAGAAATCAAAGCCGGAAGGGTAAATTTGTCCCGTTCGGAATACCTGAGATTTCTTGCCTTAAACGACCGCATTGAGAAAAAATACTCTTCTCAGAGAATCCGGGAATTGGTTGAAAACCTGGAAGCTCTCAAGCCCCCGTCCAGAGCCCCGTCAATCTCGTCCATGAAAGGAAAATTAAGGTCGTATCAGAAGAACGGATATGGATGGCTGTGGTTTTTGTATCAAAATCGATTTTCCGGGCTGTTATGCGACGACATGGGTCTAGGAAAGACTCACCAAGTCATGGGGCTAATGACGGGAATCCTGGCCAAACTTTCCGCTTCTAAGGACGATACCAGGTTCCTCGTAGTTTGTCCCACGACCGTACTCAACCACTGGTTTGACAAGGTAATGGAATTTACTCCTTTCCTTAAGCCATACATATATCATGGTACGGATCGTCTCTTTGAGGACGCTTTCAACGACCACAACCTTATTATAACCTCTTACGGCATTGCCCTGAGGGACAGGGAGATGCTTTCCCGGTACCGGTTTGAACTCCTGGTTCTTGACGAGATTCAATCTGTAAAAAACAAATCTACCAAGACTTACGCCGCAATAAAATCGTTAGAAGCCGTATGTATTATCGGGCTGACTGGAACACCGATCGAAAACAGTGTCACTGAGTTGAAGTCCCTTTTTGACATTACCCTGCCTGGTTACCTTCTCTCGGATTCTTCTTTTGAAACCCATTTCCGCGTTCCCATAGAGGAATACTCGAACAGGGAGGCCAAAGATAAACTGGCCAAACTGATTAGGCCGTTTACCCTGAGGCGAAAAAAAGATCAGGTTCTCAAGGAGTTGCCGCCTAAAATTGAAGATATCAGAAGCTGCGAACTCAGTGAGATTCAAACTCGATTTTATAAGGACGTTGTAGAGAATCAGGGGCGGAATCTAGTCCAGCAGTTGAAGGACCCCGATCAAAAAGTCCCATATATGCATATCTTTGCGGTTTTGAACTACCTAAAGCAGATTTGCGACCACCCTATACTCTTGGAAAAGCAGGGAAAGGATTACACGAAATATCCTTCGGGTAAATGGGACCTTTTTGTAGAGTTGATGGAAGAAAGCCTGGGGTCGGGACAGAAGGTAGTTGTTTTCAGTCAATATGTAAGAATGCTGGAGCTAATCGAAGTTTACCTGAGGGACATAAGCGTGGAGTTTGCGACTATAAAGGGCCACACTCGCCATAGAGCGGAAGCCGTCAAAAGATTCAACACAGATCCCAACTGCATGGTATTCTCCGGTTCTCTACGCGCTTCAGGTTTGGGAATTGATCTGACTGGAGCATCAGTGGTCATACATTATGACAGGTGGTGGAACGCCGCTCGAGAAGAACAGGCGACGGATCGCGTTCACCGGATCGGACAAACCCGCGGGGTTCAAGTGTTCAAGCTCTTGACGAGAAACACGCTGGAAGAAAAAATTGATCAGATTATTTCTCGCAAAAAGCGTCTCATGGAGACTGTCGTAAGACAGGACGACAAATCCATCCTTAAACATTTTTCCCGCGAAGATCTCATTGAACTCATTTCTTTCTAG
- the murA gene encoding UDP-N-acetylglucosamine 1-carboxyvinyltransferase, translating into MEKMVIKGGCALRGTVEVSGAKNAALPLMAAAILTTDEMTYHRVPALRDIRTTKQLLLQLGVQLDDFTSGALRIKAREITEHTAPYELVKTMRASVLVLGPLMAREGRADVSLPGGCAIGARPIDQHLKGLEAMGASIELESGYIRARSQGLKGADFTFDLNTVTGTENLIMAATLAKGTTILRNCAIEPEITELAHALSRMGAKIQGAGTDVIVIDGVDRLNGIVHEIMPDRIEAGTFLIAGAITKGDVTVQGCKHDHLTSLLEKLDEAGLKIEIAPEYVRVCSNGGIRSRDVETNPYPGFATDFQAQYMALMSMGDSTCSISEQVFENRFMHVQELVRMGANIRVSGRSAQVRGVGKLSGAHVQATDLRASASLIIAGLAAEGVTEVHRVYHLDRGYDKIEEKLASLGADINRVKDDMV; encoded by the coding sequence ATGGAAAAAATGGTTATCAAAGGAGGCTGTGCGCTTCGAGGAACAGTTGAGGTGAGCGGAGCCAAGAACGCTGCGCTTCCCTTGATGGCGGCGGCCATTCTCACTACTGATGAGATGACGTATCATCGTGTGCCGGCTCTCAGGGATATTAGAACGACCAAACAGCTTCTCCTTCAATTGGGAGTCCAACTGGACGATTTCACTTCAGGCGCTCTCAGGATCAAAGCCCGTGAAATCACGGAGCATACAGCCCCTTATGAGCTAGTAAAGACCATGAGGGCGTCAGTCCTTGTTCTCGGTCCGCTCATGGCGAGGGAAGGCCGGGCTGACGTGAGTTTACCTGGTGGTTGCGCAATAGGAGCCCGTCCCATAGACCAGCATCTCAAAGGACTGGAAGCCATGGGCGCTTCCATTGAGCTTGAGAGCGGATACATCCGCGCAAGATCTCAGGGCCTGAAAGGGGCTGATTTCACGTTTGATCTGAATACGGTTACAGGGACTGAAAACCTCATTATGGCCGCGACGCTCGCAAAAGGGACTACCATCTTGAGGAATTGCGCTATCGAGCCGGAAATTACGGAACTGGCGCATGCGCTGAGCCGCATGGGGGCAAAAATACAGGGCGCCGGCACGGACGTGATAGTCATTGATGGTGTAGACAGACTCAACGGAATAGTCCATGAAATAATGCCGGATCGTATCGAGGCCGGAACCTTTCTGATAGCCGGCGCAATAACCAAGGGTGATGTTACGGTCCAAGGCTGCAAACATGATCATCTTACGTCATTGCTTGAAAAACTTGATGAAGCCGGATTGAAGATTGAGATTGCGCCCGAATACGTGAGAGTTTGCTCGAATGGTGGGATTAGGAGCAGGGATGTGGAAACTAATCCTTACCCCGGATTCGCCACTGATTTCCAGGCTCAGTACATGGCCTTGATGTCCATGGGTGATTCGACTTGTTCAATTTCCGAACAAGTCTTTGAGAACCGTTTCATGCATGTGCAGGAGCTTGTTCGCATGGGAGCTAACATCAGGGTCTCGGGTCGTTCGGCTCAGGTTAGAGGGGTAGGTAAATTGTCTGGGGCTCATGTTCAGGCAACTGACTTAAGGGCGAGCGCTTCTTTAATAATCGCCGGACTCGCTGCGGAAGGTGTCACCGAAGTTCATAGAGTCTATCATCTTGATCGAGGCTACGACAAAATAGAAGAAAAGTTGGCCTCCCTAGGCGCAGACATTAACCGAGTCAAAGACGACATGGTTTGA
- a CDS encoding thiamine pyrophosphate-dependent enzyme, with amino-acid sequence MSRLILDEPGKEILFMGNEAIARGALEAGVRVAAAYPGNPSSEIIGNLAQVAEKMGIYVEWSVNEKVAAEVAAAAAVSNMNALVAMKQNGLNVACDFLLNLNLTGIRGGLVVIVADDPSGISSSNEQDSRSFAKLADIPLLEPSGFQEAKEMVRHAFELSRMTGNFVMIRSVTRISHARGNVILGKLPTDFPSPHFDTSRPLCPLPTSVTHPALHKRLQTAEEILGDSEFNEYWGSEIPETLIITCGSGWFFSKEAVDILGLRPRVGVLKVGTTWPLPRAFLINHLQKTKKVILFEEVDPVLENNVTELYAQHNLDLPRIEFVGKNSGVVPSTGELSPDLVLGVLGKVTGVVPKIDENYANLAKDAIENYAPQRAMAFCAGCPHRASLWAIKQALALDGRDGVLFGDIGCYALGIFPTGFSQLKTVHAMGSGAGMACGFGSLRQFGINQPSLAVCGDSTFFHAVIPVLVNAVHQNSKFLLVVLDNNATAMTGFQPHPGSPIDAMGNATNPIVIEDLCVSLGLETRVMDPFDLKGTISTVCEMIKDQTKPKALVLRRECALVSGRKGTLKYQVRIDPQKCIGEECGCDRLCTRVFKCPGLIWDRSAKKARIDDVICTGCGVCADICPSHAIVKEGV; translated from the coding sequence ATGTCACGATTGATTCTAGATGAGCCCGGCAAAGAGATTCTATTTATGGGTAATGAAGCTATTGCACGGGGAGCGCTGGAAGCTGGGGTGCGTGTGGCGGCCGCTTACCCGGGCAATCCTTCGTCTGAAATAATAGGTAACCTTGCCCAGGTTGCCGAGAAAATGGGGATCTATGTTGAGTGGTCCGTGAATGAGAAAGTCGCTGCAGAGGTTGCAGCGGCTGCGGCTGTATCAAACATGAACGCCCTGGTCGCGATGAAACAGAACGGTCTCAATGTGGCATGCGATTTCTTGCTCAATTTAAACCTTACGGGAATTCGCGGCGGTTTGGTTGTGATCGTGGCGGATGATCCGTCCGGAATTTCCAGTTCTAACGAACAGGATTCCCGATCATTTGCCAAGCTGGCGGACATACCCCTTTTGGAACCAAGCGGATTTCAAGAGGCCAAAGAGATGGTGCGCCACGCCTTTGAACTTTCCAGAATGACCGGCAATTTTGTGATGATTCGCAGCGTCACGAGGATATCTCACGCCCGCGGAAATGTGATTCTCGGGAAGCTCCCTACAGATTTTCCTTCTCCACATTTCGATACGTCCAGACCTTTGTGCCCTTTACCAACATCCGTTACTCATCCCGCCCTCCACAAAAGACTTCAAACGGCGGAAGAAATCCTGGGAGATTCGGAATTCAACGAGTATTGGGGATCCGAAATACCAGAAACCCTCATTATAACTTGCGGATCAGGCTGGTTTTTTTCCAAAGAGGCGGTTGACATTTTGGGGCTCCGTCCTCGGGTAGGGGTCCTCAAGGTTGGTACCACATGGCCCTTGCCGAGAGCTTTTCTCATCAATCATTTGCAGAAGACCAAAAAGGTAATTTTGTTTGAAGAAGTCGACCCTGTGTTGGAGAATAATGTCACCGAGCTTTATGCCCAGCACAATCTTGATCTTCCGCGAATAGAGTTCGTGGGCAAGAACTCCGGAGTCGTACCCAGCACAGGAGAGTTATCCCCCGACCTGGTATTGGGGGTTCTTGGGAAAGTAACGGGGGTTGTCCCAAAGATTGACGAAAATTACGCAAACCTGGCGAAAGACGCAATAGAAAATTACGCTCCCCAACGAGCCATGGCATTCTGCGCAGGCTGTCCTCACAGAGCCTCTCTGTGGGCCATCAAGCAGGCTCTGGCTCTCGATGGTAGGGACGGCGTTCTCTTTGGAGACATCGGTTGCTATGCTTTAGGGATATTTCCCACCGGATTCTCCCAACTGAAGACCGTCCACGCTATGGGTTCAGGGGCTGGAATGGCCTGCGGTTTCGGCTCATTGCGCCAGTTTGGAATTAATCAGCCAAGTCTTGCCGTCTGTGGAGATTCCACTTTTTTCCATGCCGTCATTCCGGTCCTTGTAAATGCCGTGCATCAGAATTCCAAATTCCTGCTAGTCGTACTGGACAACAACGCAACTGCCATGACCGGTTTTCAGCCTCATCCGGGAAGCCCGATAGACGCTATGGGAAATGCAACTAATCCTATTGTAATAGAAGATCTTTGCGTATCTCTTGGGCTCGAAACCCGGGTAATGGACCCGTTCGACCTGAAGGGAACAATTTCAACCGTCTGTGAAATGATAAAGGACCAAACAAAACCAAAGGCTCTAGTCTTGAGACGTGAATGCGCTCTTGTAAGTGGCAGAAAAGGGACTCTGAAATACCAGGTTCGAATTGATCCTCAAAAGTGTATAGGAGAGGAATGCGGATGCGACAGGCTTTGTACGCGAGTTTTCAAGTGTCCCGGACTTATATGGGACCGTTCCGCGAAAAAGGCCCGTATTGACGACGTGATATGTACAGGTTGCGGGGTTTGCGCTGACATTTGTCCCTCTCATGCCATAGTGAAGGAGGGCGTCTAA
- a CDS encoding indolepyruvate oxidoreductase subunit beta, which translates to MEKDPYNVVVAGVGGQGNVLGTQLLGAVLVDQGYKVTIGETYGASQRGGSVMSHMRVSMTDQYGPLIPPRCADLVIALEPTEAVRVLAQFGSKNTIAVVNTRPIFPVDVTCGNLPYPEKEALKAKIRALSKNAFFLEATEKAIELGNPVLANIIMIGAVSGAGIVSITEKELEKAVRENISEDRVDINLKAFIIGKEMTNCE; encoded by the coding sequence ATGGAAAAAGATCCTTACAATGTTGTGGTTGCCGGCGTAGGGGGGCAAGGCAACGTGCTTGGCACCCAGTTGTTGGGAGCAGTACTGGTGGATCAGGGATACAAGGTTACTATTGGTGAAACTTACGGCGCTTCTCAACGAGGGGGATCGGTCATGAGCCACATGAGGGTTTCTATGACAGACCAATACGGCCCATTGATTCCGCCGCGATGCGCCGACCTTGTCATAGCTCTCGAGCCAACCGAAGCGGTGCGAGTCCTGGCCCAGTTTGGTAGCAAGAACACTATAGCAGTTGTCAACACCAGACCAATTTTCCCGGTTGACGTCACATGCGGAAATTTGCCATACCCTGAAAAGGAAGCCCTTAAAGCAAAAATAAGAGCCCTATCTAAAAACGCTTTTTTTTTGGAAGCCACGGAGAAAGCCATTGAATTGGGTAATCCAGTCCTCGCCAACATTATCATGATCGGAGCTGTCTCTGGAGCAGGTATTGTTTCAATTACCGAAAAGGAATTGGAGAAAGCTGTCAGAGAAAATATCTCAGAGGACCGGGTCGACATTAATCTCAAGGCTTTCATCATAGGCAAAGAAATGACCAACTGTGAATGA